GGTATACACCACCTGGGCCACCAACGCGGAACTGTAACGGAGATAGCCGCACGGGCAGGGCACGAGAGTGTCTTCCATCTGTTATTTGCTTATGTTCCGAGACTCTCGACAAGTCTCTTCGGCGCTGCCCTTTCCAGCAGCAGGACGAGCATTGTGAAAGCCGTAGTAAAGGCCGATTCCGATATAGTGGACCAGTACGAGAATCATAGACAGTGCAGCACACTGCTCGAGCCAGCCAGGAATGCAAACGATGAGCTTCTTGCATACATACTGTCGCAGGGCTTCGGGTCCATCAACCGGGACAACGGCGGCTACACGGCCCTACATTATGCTGTTATGAGCGGGAGCACCAGCACAGtcaagctgctgctcgaTCATCCTGCGACAGacatcaatatcaacatcgaTCCAGAGTCTGTCTCCACCCCACTACACTGTGCTATTGCATCGGGGGGGCCGACGCTTGAGATATTACATCTAATGCTTGACAGCCCGGGACTTGACCGAGGGGCCGTGAACACGCACGGTCAAACGATATTCTTGCATGCCGTTAGCTCGGGGGCTATACATCTAGTTAGAGCGTTGCTTTCTCGCGCCGATGTTGACATCCACGCCGTCGACAACGAGGGAAGCACTCCTCTGATGACTGCATCTCGGTGGGGACATTTGGACATCTTCAACATTCTCTTACAGGTACCAGGGACAAGGCTCGAGCAAAGGAACAGCCGTGGCCGAACGGCTCTTTTCCTAGCTGTAATGTATGGACAGGTGCATATTGTTAAGCGCTTCTTGGAACGTGATATGAGCATGACAGTGGAATGCCTTCGGGaatctatactagataagtTTCTTCCTGACGCGGATGAGATGAGACACGTCCTGGCCCAGGACCCTTCGTTGCAAAATGCTGAGCTTGAGGTTGATTTGGATACGCTGAGGAAACTAAAGCAGGCAttggagctggtggtggctcATGTACAAATGCTCACGCAATCATAATGACTCCAGCTGAGCTATGTACTCGGTCTGTCCCTCTCACATTTGACTATATTTGTCTTAATTCATGTACATATTCTGACAGACTTATAATCCTAATTCGGCACATGCGCCACAACCTCAATCTCTACCCTCATATCATCCTCCCCCAACCGCGTAACCCCAACACAAGTCCAAATCGGCTCATGGTCCGGACAATACTTCCGAAAATTCctcaccatcgccgccagCGCCTCGTCGTTAATGGGCACATGGTACGAGTTCACGCGGAAGACCTGGTTCCAGCCCTCGCCGCCGGCGTCGCGCAGGTTGTGCTCGACGTTCGCGAAGGCCTGGTCGATCTGCGCGTTGATTTCTTTGTAGAATGAGCCGGTTTCGCGGTCCCAGCCGCCTGCTACCGTTAATATTGGATGTCCATGGCACGATTATGGGGGGCGTACCTTGTCCGGCGCACTCGATGCGGTCGCCGATGCGGACGGCCTGGCTGTATTTGAAGTTCTGGCGGTTGCGTTCGCCGACGCCTTTGTAGTTGAAGTATTGGAGGTGGGACATTTTGCTTGGTTTAGGATTCAGTCAGTCTAGTTTTGTTATTTGTTGGAGTGGTCTTTTAAGTGAAGACGTTAAGAGGGGCACAACTGCTTACAAATGGCTGGCGGGATACATATTCCGCTGTCCCACGTCATGCCATggatagatatataaacgATATTCGGGAAATGCTCAAAATATCCTGTTAGTTTGAAATATGTGTTAACATCCAGCTGTCCGCTAAAATGAGTTCCAAAATTCTTCTGGCAGGCGCCACAGGCTACGTGTTGGTATCCCATGCACATCCACTACTGTCCACTGTTAACCGCAGACAGAGGAGGAACTGTCCTGAGTACACTGTTAAACACCCAAGATGCTGCAATAAAGAATGCATCGATATCCGTGCTCGTCCGGAATACCCAACAAGCACAGGTCCTAGAAGAAAAAGGCATCTCCACAGTCCAAGTCGGCGACTACACCGACACGACTGCCATTGCGGAGCTAGCCAGCGGTTATGATGGTCGACCTGCTCTGCATCACTAAAAGCCTTGCACCGTACTGACTTGTATAGTGATCGTTAACGGCGCCTCTGGATTTGAACTCGGTCTCGCAACGGCATTGATTGAGGGCCTAGCACAGcgaaagaagaagctcggcgTTGAGGTTCATTATATCCATGTTTGTATCTACCCTCCCACTTAGACCCTACCTGTGACTGATAATGGTTGCAGACATCAGGAACAACAAACATCGCCGATAGCCCGCTACTGGATCTCTATCCGGGGTATAAGGCAGACCCGATATCCGACTCATCACCGGCCCAGCTCACCTCAGAACTCCGAAGACTAGACGCCGCATCGCCGTATATCCAGCGCAGTGTTGATCTCGCTGTGATGGACAAAGGGAAAGCCACCGGCGTAAAAACACATAGTATCTGTCTCCCCATGCTGTTTGGCGTGGGGACAGGTCTGTTTCGGACAGTGTCGGGCCAGATCCCGATCCTGGTCCGTGGGGCTATTCAGGCTCGGCAGGCGTGgcttgttggggatgggTCTGCTTTGAAGGGGTATGTGCATATAAAGGATGCGGCGAGGGTTTATGAAATTGCTGTGAGTAGGGTACTTCGTGGGTTGTCCGTGCCGtatggcgaggagggtgttATGTTTGTTGGAGACCGTGAGTATACTTGGAATGAAGTTGGGGAGAAGATTGCGAGTGTTGGAAAGGCGCTGGGTGTTCTCGATACAGACAAGGTCAAGTACGTGAGtatggaggagggggggCGTCTGTTGGGGATGGATGATATGCAGTACGTGGAGGCTGCGTATGTGTCGAGGTATAACCACCCATGAATACTCGGGATCTGCTCACTAACTTTTACAGTGCGAGGGCAACTGCAGATATTGCCAGGGGCCTGGGCTGGAAGCCGGTGTATTCCGATGCATTTGACGAGTATTTCGGCGATGTGTGGAATATTGTCCTTGAAGAAGCCAAATAGTCATTTAATTACTGAAGACATGACTCCATAGCCCTAACTAGACATTACCCAACTAGCCATTATACCGTCACTTTCTCCCTCCTAGCCCTCAACTCCCCCGCCATAACAACCGCATGATCAGCCCTAATAACAGGCCACTTATGGAAGAAATACGCAAACACCGCCGCACAGATACAAAGAACACCCAACcagctcgtcgtcgtcgcaaAGCCCGCAATATACCGCGGCGCATCCTCATCCGGCCACAACCACGACGAATAAATCGAGCTCGCATTTCCAATCGCATTGATCAGCGCAATCGCAATCGCGCGCTTCGCTGCCGGCTGCGGGATCACATCGGAAACCCATGTTTTCACCAGCGGGGAGCAGCCGTAGATAGTGCCGAAGGCAAAGATGGTGAGCACGTACTGCGCTGTTCTGTCGCTTGTGgtggcgacggcgatgaagaggatgcagCCCACGCCGGATAACCCACAGATGAATTGCCATTTGGCTTTGTATCTGTCGGCGAGGTagcagcagacgacgacGTAAACGAGGGCGGCCATGTATGCTGGGATTGTATGGTCTGTCTGAGTTAGTAACTGGCGGTTGTATACTAGGGGTGGCTTACACTGCCCATCAGGCCCCGTCCAGCCGAAACTCTCAACAAGCGTTGGAATGAAGTACTGCATCGTCTGGGCACCGGTGACAAGCACAAAGAGGAAGCACTGCGCCCACACCCTCCAGTCGCGGCAGGTCATCTTGAATGCCTCCCAGTGCGGGATATGCTCAGCGCCGCTGCCTTGGGTTAGGGCGATACCGTCGACGGCGAGTCTGTTGCACGCCAgcattctctcctcctcgttTAGGAAGCGTTTGCTGGTTGATGGGTAGTCCGGCATGAGGAAGTAGATGATTATTGCGGCGACGATGGAGCCGAGACCTTCGAGGATCTGCCATACTCAGTATTGCATACGGTTATaaggatcaggatcagaaGAACTGACGAagagccatctccagcctggTAATCCTGAGACGCCGTCCATATGGTCGGTGATGACACCTGCAAGAAGGCCAGATATGGCCCCAGCTAGTGGGACAGATGTATACAGAAGAGCATATCTCGTCGCAAGCTCATACCGCCGATACCACGACGACAGGAAGAACGCACACCCAGGGGCAAAGCCAGcctatataattagaaaagCACTAAGACTCTATCTTTGGGAACGTACCTCCGCAAACCCAAGTAGAAACCGCATACCGGCCAATTGACCCCAGTTATGCGTGGCGCCCATCAGCGCAGCAAACGTCCCCCAGACAAGAGCCAATCCAGGAAGAAACACACTCGGTCGTACACGGGTCAAGATCATATTGGCCGGGACCTCGAAGACAAGGTACGAGACGAAAAAGACGAGCACAATGATAGAGTATTGCGACGAGGAAAGACCAAATTCATCCTCCAGGCCGCCAGTTTTGGCATTTCTATACATAATCAGTACGAATCATCCATGGTATAAACGAGAAGTGCCATACCCAATATTAGCCCGGTCAAGATACCCCAGTAGATACAGTACCCAGCAGCACGGCAGGATGCGCCAGTCAAGCTTGCGCTTaagtttcttttcctcgatGGTATTCTCAACCCATTGGGAGGCGACCTGCTGCGCTTCGACTACATTAGCGGCAGCATGTTTCTCGTCCAGGTCATGTCCGTTGTCGGTAGAGACGCGCTCCATATGTTGatgtctctctttctcgtAAGACATGATGCCAGATCAGGTGTTTATGGCACAAGGACCGCTTTTAGAATGACGGTCCACATGAGGGTGATCCCTTTATATATACGACGCCCAGCAACTGTTCTAGGAGAGCATCAGTTGATGCAGGGTCTTCCCCACGGGGACTGTGGAGTACTCCTCGGCGAAAGCACCGACTTCTACCATACTGTATCACTAATCAGTTGCTGCAGTGCCATTGGCCGTCTGTGTGTAGCGCAATTAGGCTCTTGGAGTATCGGCAAAACCGCCGTTATCGCGGCACTTTCGCCGTCTTCATGATACGACAGCTACGCATTCTGCTGTTATAACAGCGCCTTCGTCTAATATAcccaggagctgaagaattATCTATCCCATCTTCCATCCCTTCCACAAAGCCACCCCAGTTAGAATCGTCACCATGGTCGGCGCAGTAAccacccaacccaccctCCCCCGCCGCGCACGCATCGCAATAACACTCGGCGACCCCTCAGGAATCGGGCCAGAACTGATCGCAAAGCTACTCAGCAACCCATCAAACCGACAACGAGCAGATATAGTGCTTCTCGCAGACAAATCCGAGCTTGAATCCGGCATATCCGATGCCGGGGGCTTGGATATCGCTATATCCCCTGACGTCCCCGGGCCACATGGGATCCAAGTCCTCGACGACAACAGCGCCTCCCAGTTCCCATCTGCACGAGGCCAAGTATCAAAAGCCAGCGGGGGGAGGTGTATGCACCAGCTCCGGCGGGCGTTGAAACTCGTACAGGTCGGTGAGATTGACGGGATTGTATTCGCGCCCTTGAATAAGAGTTCGTTGAAACAGGCCGGGATgaccgaggaggatgaactGCGGTGGTTTGCGAATCAGCTGCGGTTTGAGGGCGTGACGAGCGAGATCAATATCGCCGGTGAGCTGTGGACGGCTAGGGTTACGAGTCATattggggttgaggatgtgGCGGGGAGGATTACGAGGGGGGCGACCCTTAAAGCTATTGAGTTGTTGCATAGGCTACGGTATGTCTGACCTGGACGGTGTTTGGATAGAGACTGATGAGAGCAGGTGGGAGTCTGGGATCGAGTCCCCCCGTCTAGGCGTGTGTGCCTT
This region of Aspergillus puulaauensis MK2 DNA, chromosome 5, nearly complete sequence genomic DNA includes:
- a CDS encoding RidA family protein (COG:J;~EggNog:ENOG410PR68;~InterPro:IPR006175,IPR035959;~PFAM:PF01042), which produces MSHLQYFNYKGVGERNRQNFKYSQAVRIGDRIECAGQGGWDRETGSFYKEINAQIDQAFANVEHNLRDAGGEGWNQVFRVNSYHVPINDEALAAMVRNFRKYCPDHEPIWTCVGVTRLGEDDMRVEIEVVAHVPN
- a CDS encoding NAD-dependent epimerase/dehydratase family protein (COG:S;~EggNog:ENOG410PJW4;~InterPro:IPR036291,IPR016040;~PFAM:PF01370), producing MSSKILLAGATGYVGGTVLSTLLNTQDAAIKNASISVLVRNTQQAQVLEEKGISTVQVGDYTDTTAIAELASGYDVIVNGASGFELGLATALIEGLAQRKKKLGVEVHYIHTSGTTNIADSPLLDLYPGYKADPISDSSPAQLTSELRRLDAASPYIQRSVDLAVMDKGKATGVKTHSICLPMLFGVGTGLFRTVSGQIPILVRGAIQARQAWLVGDGSALKGYVHIKDAARVYEIAVSRVLRGLSVPYGEEGVMFVGDREYTWNEVGEKIASVGKALGVLDTDKVKYVSMEEGGRLLGMDDMQYVEAAYVSSARATADIARGLGWKPVYSDAFDEYFGDVWNIVLEEAK
- a CDS encoding uncharacterized protein (COG:G;~EggNog:ENOG410PJKB;~InterPro:IPR020846,IPR011701,IPR036259;~PFAM:PF07690;~TransMembrane:12 (i55-72o96-118i125-143o155-173i185-206o218-241i295-314o334-351i358-377o383-406i418-439o451-472i);~go_function: GO:0022857 - transmembrane transporter activity [Evidence IEA];~go_process: GO:0055085 - transmembrane transport [Evidence IEA]), giving the protein MSYEKERHQHMERVSTDNGHDLDEKHAAANVVEAQQVASQWVENTIEEKKLKRKLDWRILPCCWVLYLLGYLDRANIGNAKTGGLEDEFGLSSSQYSIIVLVFFVSYLVFEVPANMILTRVRPSVFLPGLALVWGTFAALMGATHNWGQLAGMRFLLGFAEAGFAPGCAFFLSSWYRRYELATRYALLYTSVPLAGAISGLLAGVITDHMDGVSGLPGWRWLFILEGLGSIVAAIIIYFLMPDYPSTSKRFLNEEERMLACNRLAVDGIALTQGSGAEHIPHWEAFKMTCRDWRVWAQCFLFVLVTGAQTMQYFIPTLVESFGWTGPDGQYHTIPAYMAALVYVVVCCYLADRYKAKWQFICGLSGVGCILFIAVATTSDRTAQYVLTIFAFGTIYGCSPLVKTWVSDVIPQPAAKRAIAIALINAIGNASSIYSSWLWPDEDAPRYIAGFATTTSWLGVLCICAAVFAYFFHKWPVIRADHAVVMAGELRARREKVTV
- a CDS encoding uncharacterized protein (InterPro:IPR005255;~PFAM:PF04166;~go_function: GO:0051287 - NAD binding [Evidence IEA];~go_process: GO:0055114 - oxidation-reduction process [Evidence IEA]) is translated as MVGAVTTQPTLPRRARIAITLGDPSGIGPELIAKLLSNPSNRQRADIVLLADKSELESGISDAGGLDIAISPDVPGPHGIQVLDDNSASQFPSARGQVSKASGGRCMHQLRRALKLVQVGEIDGIVFAPLNKSSLKQAGMTEEDELRWFANQLRFEGVTSEINIAGELWTARVTSHIGVEDVAGRITRGATLKAIELLHRLRWESGIESPRLGVCALNPHNGENGAFGRQEIEHIRPAVQDAVDLGINVQGPFPCDTIFLKREHFDGIVTMYHDQGQIAMKLLSFDGGVTVQGGLPIPVATPAHGTAFDIVGKNLAAVTSTQNAFDVAVTMAERRILKEEGLVPDGPVKNGVSVQTAPVVLNTSCC